ATTGTATTTCTTAAACACTTCTGCAATATACTCTTGGTCATCATGAGTATTAACAGATATAACACCTTTTTCCATAATACTTGAAATAATAGTATCCTTTTCACTTAAAACCAGATCTTTTAATGATACAATACCTTCTAGTGTTCTCTTTGTACCTGTCACATAACTTGTATAAATAGTCTCTGTATCAAGACCGATACGTCGTATTTTATCCATGGCTTGATTTACTGTCATCTCTTTTTTCAGACCGACAAATTCTATAGTCATAAGACTTCCAGCTGAATCTTCTGGATAATTCAGAAACTGATTAATTAATCTACGCTCAACTGCTGTAGAATGTTGTAATATCCTATTTACTAAATTAGCAGGCACTTCTTCAATCAAGTCGATTTTATCATCGAAATTCAATTCATTTATTATATCTGCAAGTTCCTTATCACTAACTAATGATGAAATTTCTGATTGTCTTTCAACATCAAAATAGGAAAAGACCTCAGCAGCTACTTCTTTTGGCAGCAATCTAAAAATTAATAAGGATTCTTTTACTTCTATGTTTTCTAGTAATTCAGCTATATCAGCCTCTTGGAGAACTGATAATCCATTTTTTATCTCAGATAGTTGTTTGTTCCTTAATAGCTCTCTTAGTGTTTTTAAATCCATATAAATCCTCCCTTTATGTATTTCTACCATACATAAAACAAAGAGAATCTTTATTTAAAACTCTTGGTTTAAAGATGGTAGAAAATATTTAATTTTATTATGACTACACCCAGGTCCTGCGTCCATGCTACCATCTCCTTTCCAAGTTATATTTATAAATTATATTACATATAGAATTTCAGTTGAATTTTATATAATAATTGAGATTTTACATGACATGATTACTTTTTAATATTCTTTACCATATTAACTTAATTAAATAAGCTATAGAACATTTTTTCTTATCATTGTTACTTTACTACACTATTTAAATATTGTCTAGCTTTTTTTAATATATTCATTCCTTGATCACTTGGTGACAAATTACATTTTTTTCTATGCAATAGCTCATTTTATGGTATAATTTGTTATGTGAAAATTAATCTATTATATAAACATAATTTTTAGGGGGTAACCTATGAAGTTTTTTGTAATTATATTTAAAAATTTACTTGGCTATGATGGCTTAATTATTATTCTAGCTTTAGTTAATCTTTTTTATATTCTACCGAAATTAAAAAAATCTAATGCTAAGTTAGAACACTCACTACATCCAACCATATATATTCCTATACAACAGATTATTGATTCAATTAGAAAGAATAATGATTCTGAAATAGATTTACACTTATTACGTAAATTGAAAGAAGAAGAAACAAAATGTTATCATGTGTTTGTATCAATAACAACAATTTTCCCTTTAATGGGTATACTCGGAACCATTATATCACTACTTAGACTGGTTTCTTTTAGTAGTGATACAATAATGCTGAATTTCACAACAGCATTAACTTCAACTTTTTGGGGATTAGTTTGTGCTATAATCTTTAAAGCCATAGATGGAACCATATCTCCTAAAATAGCTTTCAATGATGACAATTTCAATCTTTTGATTAATAGAATAGATAGATATACTAATAAAGGTGATGAAAATGAACCAAAAAACATTTCTTGATTTAACCCCATTGCTTGACGTTGTTTTAATATTACTTTTTGCATTTATGTTAAATGTGAATGCTACTAATTCTGAGAAAGATAGCGAACTTAATGGTGAGCAACAAATAAATAGTGAGTTACAGTCTACAATAGAAGAAAAAGACGAACAAATAGCTAAGTTAGAAAATAATATTATAGAACTTAAAAATAAAGTTGATAATCTAAGTAAGGATATGGACGAAATCTCTTTTGATATCGCTAATGAAAGAGAGACGTTAATGACCGTATCTAATAATATGGCTGAATGGTTTACTAATAATAAACACACATTAGAAGAATTAGCTGATAGTGAAGATATAGGAAAATTGGCTGATGATGATTCCATACTTGAACAAATACACAAATATGAAACAATATCAAAAAAATATTTCTTTATTGATATTAAACTAAAATCCAATAAAAACAAGTTCTTTATTAATGGAAAAGATACCAATACTTATATTGCACTAGAAGAAATGACATCTGTTGAATCTAAGGAAAACAAAAAAGAACAAATAAAAGATATAATCGAAAAGATTATTGACGATAGAGAAGGTGGCTATACTTTTATACTAATTACATTAAGTGAAGAGGACCATGTATATAGATATGCATTCAATTTAGTTTGGGATGCTATAAAAGAACTGCAACAAAAACATGGTACAGATAAAATATTTAAGACTAAATACGTTTTACAAAATTAATTGAAAAGGAGAATTTCAAAATGTCACAAGGCAGAAGAAAAAAAAGAAAAGGTAAATTATTCTTAACTCTAATAATACTAGGGTTACTGGTTTTTCTAGGAGCTGATAATTTTGGGTTTAATTGGTTCAACTTCAAGATTGATTTAAATAATTCTTCTAATACTGCACAATCCAACAGTAGTAATAATCAAGAGAATGACTACATTAATATTGTTGTTAAAGATGATATAATTACATTCAATGATAAGGCAATCAGTATAGATGACCTTGAGTCAAAATTAGCTAAATTAGATCCTGAAAATACCACAATCAATCTTATGGACAATGGAGCTTATAATGAAACTTTTACCAAAATAGAAAATTTATTAAACAATAAGAATCTCCAAACGATAACATCAACAATAATAGAATAATACAAATTATATATTGCATATACCTTTATATAAGATGAACTAATTATATGATATATTTACAATCCACCCCAAAAATAGCAAAACATATAGTATTAATCAAAAAATTAGTGTACAATATAATTATAATTATCTGAGGAGGGAAACGTATGAACGTAAAAATTATAACAGACAGCGCATGTGATTTACCTGACGATATTATTAGTAAATTTGATATAGACGTTTTTCCATTAATGGTTTATATGAATGATAAAGAATATAGAGATAACGTAGATGTTAAACCTGCAGAACTTTTTAAATATATGCGTGCAGGTGGTGTAGCGAAAACAGCTCAAGCCACTTATGAAAGTATTCATTCCATGTTCAAGAAATATGCTACTTCTAATGAGCCATGTATCTATATAGCCTTTTCTTCAGAACTATCTGGTACTTTTCAGACTGCTAAAATAGTTGAACAAGATATTAAAGAAGAATACCCTGATTTTGATTTAACTGTTATCGACTCCAAAGCCGCTTCTTTAGGTTTTGGTTTAATAGTTTATCTAACTGCACTACAAGCAAAAAAAGGCGTTCAAAAAGAAGAGCTTATAGAAAAGGTATACTATTATAAAGAACACATGGAACATATATTTACCGTAGATGATCTAGAATATCTCTATAGGGGTGGTCGTGTTTCAAAAACAGCTGCTGTACTTGGAACAGTACTTAATATTAAACCGATCCTTGATGTAGAAGATGGTAAATTGATTCCTATTGAAAAAGTAAGAGGAAGAAAAAAATCCATCAGCAGAATGATTGAAATAACTGAAAAGCGCGGTGACAGACTCGGTGAACAGATTGTTGCCATAAATCATGCTGATGATATTGAAACAGCTCTAACAATAAAAGATAAGCTGCAAGAGAAATTTGGTATCAAAGAATTTGTAATAAGAGATGTTGGATGTGCAATAGGTGCTCATTCGGGACCAGGTACATTATCTATATTCTTCTTAAATAAATTAGATGATTAAACAATATATGCGTAAAACCTTTAGTTAAAAAACTAAAGGTTTTTTACTGTTTTCTTTTATCTTTTTCCATTCTCTTTAATATGACCATTATTCAGTAGAAATTCATATATTGTAGTGTTATCGTTTTTACAATCATATGAACTCACACATAAGTAATTTTC
The sequence above is a segment of the Vallitalea longa genome. Coding sequences within it:
- a CDS encoding DegV family protein yields the protein MNVKIITDSACDLPDDIISKFDIDVFPLMVYMNDKEYRDNVDVKPAELFKYMRAGGVAKTAQATYESIHSMFKKYATSNEPCIYIAFSSELSGTFQTAKIVEQDIKEEYPDFDLTVIDSKAASLGFGLIVYLTALQAKKGVQKEELIEKVYYYKEHMEHIFTVDDLEYLYRGGRVSKTAAVLGTVLNIKPILDVEDGKLIPIEKVRGRKKSISRMIEITEKRGDRLGEQIVAINHADDIETALTIKDKLQEKFGIKEFVIRDVGCAIGAHSGPGTLSIFFLNKLDD
- a CDS encoding MotA/TolQ/ExbB proton channel family protein, whose product is MKFFVIIFKNLLGYDGLIIILALVNLFYILPKLKKSNAKLEHSLHPTIYIPIQQIIDSIRKNNDSEIDLHLLRKLKEEETKCYHVFVSITTIFPLMGILGTIISLLRLVSFSSDTIMLNFTTALTSTFWGLVCAIIFKAIDGTISPKIAFNDDNFNLLINRIDRYTNKGDENEPKNIS